caaggaatCTGACTCGGGTAAGTTTGCCCTCAATGTGCAGGGAACAGTTTTTAAACCTGAAATcccaaatacattttgaaagattGAGACTAATATGTACAAAATAGTGCAATTGTAATGAGTGCAGAACTTCAGCAGTATTTACATAATGTTGGGACCCTCATCACATGGTTCTGACAATAGAGCGGCCTGCGTGTAGTCCAAAGCCTAAATGTGgcctccttgcactaacaaagcctggtaAGCAAAGGAAAGTGCTACAACCCTAATATCCAGTAGGTAGGGCATGATTGTCAGTTCCCCAAGGTTTGAAAATTGTAGATCTACTCTGCTTAattccacaaagaaatgtggtactcttttctaaactgctaCAAGGAGCTATAATAAGTGGGACACATGAGACCGATTAACTCAACTTTTTAATCATCATGTTAACAGATATGGGCAAATCAGCATGAAGATATtgacacaaacatattttctcaaaGGGAAATTGTACACATCGAGCTTTCAGCTCAAAAATACTCTTCAGGATGAACTCCTTGGACAAGTGTCTGTTGTCTTATCTATGTTAGGTTTTTCAGCCCTCTCTATCACATATGCTCTGAAACCAAATACTCTGCAACCATAAAACTGTCACATGACATAAACCATGAGAGGCCCACAGACGCAATGTCTTCACTCTTAAAACATCTTCAATACACTCGTTAAGTTTCATATGCAAGAATAACATACCAATATAACAAAGGGACATTTCCCTTACACTCCTCAAAGCAGACTGATCAGACAAACCTTTCCCCAGGTCTTACAAAGTTACGGCTTCTCACgtgtgtgggttctcatgtgacGTATTAAGTTTGCACGATGGCTGaaatctttcccacatgttttgcaagtatagggcttctcacctgtgtgggttctcatgtgctCTTTCAAATTGTCTGAAGCAGAGAAtgctttcccacatgttttacAAGAATACGGTTTCTCACCAGTGTGAGTTCTCATGTGCACTTTCAAATTTGCTAAAGCAGAGaaatctttcccacatgttttgcaagaatacggcttctcacctgtgtgggttctcatgtggtCTGTTAATTGACCACGAGTCCTGaaatctttcccacatgttttgcaagaatacggcttctcacctgtgtggattctcatgtggtATGTTAATTGACTACGAGTACTGaaatctttcccacatgttttgcaagaatacggcttctcaactgtgtggattctcatgtgcacTTTCAAATTCACTGGAGCAGAGAATgttttcccacatgttttgcaagaatatgatttctcacctgtgtgggttccCATGTGATAAGTTAAGGCACCGGTTTgcttgaaagtcttcccacatgttttgcaaatatacggtttctcacctgtgtgagttctcatgtgttgttttaatatgCCACAagtcttgaaagtcttcccacatgttttgcaagaatacggtttctcacctgtgtgagttctCATGTGATAAGTTAATGAACTAAAAAGCCTGAAAGCTTCCCCGCAAATTTCACAGgtataaggcttctcacctgtgtggattctcatgtggactgcTAAATCTGCACGTTGGCTGAAAACTTTCCCACATGTGTTgcaagaatacggcttctcacctgtgtgggttcttagGTGTGAATTCAATAGGTACTTAAACCTGAAAgcctttccacatgtgtcacatctgaaagactttttacctgggtgagtgttatggtgaatgtctgatgaggtggagttttttgcattatcactgtgacttttgcttctgtgatgtcttttcttttgctttggctctccatctccagctgatcctgaatctccatgttttcctcctttctgatcttggctctcagctacatgagagttgttggagaggagctggtggtcactctttggttctgcttcactgcggtcactttcctcataagttggagtcaacatgacggtatccgtctcaaccttcagtacaagctgctctccctcccgactggtgcagagttcctcctgttcctctttaatctctggaggctctgggtcctcttggtccagactggagttcctctcctggttacAGAGCTGCTGGTCAGAACCAGccagaacctcctcctccttacagacatgttgctgtgggagctctggagggacagagaacaaTGGCAGAGAATTAATATACATATTGCTTGTGTGGGTTTCCTCCACcatcaaaaacatttacatcaggttgattctccagtcagtgtccttgaccaaggcactggctaaggtctggagttggtccccggGCGCGTACACACGCTGCCCACTGCTGCCTCAGGACGGGTTGGATGCAGAGAACCAATTTCACCTTGTTGTTTATTGTATGATAAGTGATCAAATACATACTGAGAAAGTAAAAGCAGTCCTACAACAGGCTGGTAAAAAAAAGCCATAGCTGTTAAAAGAAGTTTGGTcatttgataaaaacataaagtaaaCTTAAATAATATTCAAGTTCCATAAAACAAAACCCCGAACACTTTGCAGTGAAGCCAGATGATTTATATAATAAATGCTACTACACCCCATGCTGGCagtaagaggaaacacaggaaCCATCAATAAATTACTGTCTGACTCAAACACAGGTCATTTTATGTTCAATAGATTCGTACTGTTAAAATTATGATTTAATTCAAAATTATACTCAATGTTTTCATATAACTCGCCTCATTTAACTGCTAATGTGTAATGAGCtgattttacagaaatatttgaattatttttgcaGCTCATCTGACCCActgactccaaaccaatgccgaaatgtcttccTAAtaggttgaatgagacacacctctttctgttgagttttggTGCTGCTCATACTTTTCTGGACGTTTTGTGagtaaaatcagcattttttgagCGGAGTTTGGCAGCGGGCTTCTATAGAACGGAGCGCAGCCGTGCAGCGGACACTCAGAACCTCCGGAGTCCCGAGTGGAATGAACCTCAACGAGGGAAACACTCGTGTGTTCGCTCCATGTAGTGAAACGTGGCTGCGATGCATATCTCCCCTCTACGGCCGCTCCAGGGCTCTGAACACCagtgttattaaaataatacacctgtcctcacctgtcctgtgtaactttacttggggtttccagcagatatccagcaggACGCGCTGCCGATCGATCTCCTCCTCGTACTGGACgatagttgttttaaacactcggaatatttcttcagcagcagcagttagtcgctcgttgacaaactctctcaaactctcCACTGGActcattgttctttaattactAATTCAATAATGAGCTGCGCTGCGACTCGGTACCGTCTCCACTTCATTCATTACACACAGGAAGgcagctaatgctgctagctgctactgTTTACTTCCGCTGGGTGTCACGCTGTTAAGCTCCGACAGGGGAAGTGCGGAGGCTTTTAGTTCCGCTTCagaatgaacacattttatctACAGTTTAAAACTTGAAGAAATAATTAGGTCAAAAAATATTCTCCAGTTGCTAAGCAGACTGAAaaagacttttatttaattatttatgtgATTCCATTTCTTACATGttgtttatattcatttaactatatttaacaccatttttatactctttttacagtgtgtttacactgtttGTTGTACTCCTTATATTAACGTGTAGATCTACTCTGCTTAATTCCACAAAGATGTGCCactcttttctaaactgctaCTTTAAACTAACAGCTAAATATTTGGTTACATACATGGAAGCTACTGGAAAAACTACaagtatttaacatataaaCTTTAATATAAAAGCATGACACGAGGAGCGATAATAAGTGGGACACATGAGACCGATTAACTCCACTTTTTAATCATCATGTTAACAAATATGGGCAAATCAGCATGAAGATATtgacacaaacatattttgacATCTTCTCAAGGGGAAATTGTACACGTTCAGctttcagctcatcatttctCATGTGTATATTGATCCTCTGAGGATTCTTCAAGTCATTTCAAGTTAAAGTTCTGCAATTATGCAGGAAACACTGGAACTGAATCACTTCCAACATATTTTGGAAATACAAGCCACTGCCTGTACGtttcctcaaatgtctcgtCAAAGAAGACTGATGAGACAGACTTTCCCAGGTCTTGCAAAATtacggtttctcacctgtgtggattctcatgtgccTTTTCAAACTAGATGAATCACGTAATGTTTTCCCACATGTGTTGCAAGAAAACGgcctctcacctgtgtggattctcgTATGTTTCTTTAAATCACCACAAGacctgaaagtcttcccacatgtttggcaagaatacggcttctcacctgtgtggattctcatgtgagGTGGTAAGGAACTATGATGcctgaaagtcttcccacatgtcttgcaagaatacggcttctcacctgtgtggattctcatatGCATTTTCAAAGTAGATGATTCAGAGAATgttttcccacatgtttggcaggAATGCGgcctctcacctgtgtgagttctCATGTGAAGCGGTAAAGAACTCTGATGcctgaaagtcttcccacatgtctTGCAGGAATGTGGCTTCTCACTTGTGTGGATTTGACTGTGACGTATTAAGTGAGCATGACGGCTGAAAGCCTtcccacaaatttcacagttaaaaggcttctcacctgtgtgggttctcatgtgaaCTGTTAAGTGAGCACTACGGCtaaaagtcttcccacatgttttgcaaggaTACGtattctcacctgtgtggactctcatgtgAACTGTTAATTGACTACGAATCCTGAAAACTTTCCCACATGTGTTgcaagaatacggcttctcacctgtgtgggttcttagATGTGCATTCAACAGGGACTTAAACTTAAAAgcctttccacatgtgtcacatttgaaagactttttacctgggtgagtgttatggtgaatgtctgatgaggtggagttttttgcattatcactgtgacttttgcttctgtgatgtcttttcttttgctttggctctccatctccagctgatcctgaatctccatgttttcctcctttctgatcttggctctcagctacatgagagttgttagagaggagctggtggtcactctttggttctgcttcactatggtcactttcctcataagttgGAGTCAACATGACGGTATCCGTCTCCaccttcagtacaagctgctctccctcccgactggtgcagagttcctcctgttcctctttaatctctggaggctctgggtcctcttggtccagactggagttcctctcctggttacAGAGCTGCTGGTCAGAACCAGccagaacctcctcctccttacagacatgttgctgtgggagctctggagggacagagaacaaaaggcagagaatatttaatcaaccaatcaacctttatttgtagTAACTTGTATTATGTAATCCTGAGCACATTTTACATAATGTTGGGACCCTCATCACATGGATCTGACAATAGAGCGGCCGGCGTGTAGTCCAAAGCCTAAATGTGgcctccttgcactaacaaagcctggtaAGCAAAGGAAAGTGCTACAACCCTAATATCCAGAAGGTAGGGCATGATTGTCAATTCCCCAAGGTTTGAAAATTCATATCTCCCATTGTCTGTTAGCACACCTGAACGTATCTTTCCACAGCAACTTGATACACGGAGAAGACGAAAAACAGTTACACGCCCGTTTAATTGCAGTCCCATCGTAACGTGTTGCAGGAAGCATCAGCTTTCGTCTGAGTAGCTGTTACGTAAAGGGAGCGCACAAATGTTTGGATTATACCCGCCTAAGCCGCAGGCTTTAACCTCGCTGGACAAGCCAAAACTGCCCCGTTTACCAAACACGTTCAGGATCCGGAGAAGAGCTGCGCAACCCCAGCCTCTCATCCCTGCAGAAGGAGGTTTCCCATCAGAAAACACCCGCTTTGACCTGTTTTCTTTGCCCACGTCGACTCTACTGTTTGAACAGCCACCGCAGGATGCTGCAACACCTTTAATCCAGGCCAAGGAAGCTGGATAACAGGACACAAGCACTACAAGTGAGGCTTATGCTGCATTTCAGATACATGGGACACCACTCACCTGAGTtgcaaagtgggaaatctcgcagCTGTCTAGCGACATTTCACCTttgcaactcgggcgagtggtgTCCCATGTatctggaatgcagcataaaatagtgtctgggcagatactagaAATTAGCATGTATTGTATGCTTTTTAGCTAcattgtttgtgagtttgtacAGCcgagtccttttttttttactgtggtAGGATGATTGTTGCTTGAAGGCAGCGGACGAGTTGGTCGATAGCAGTTTTTGACCGTGTGCTCGGGATGATGTTGGGTTGCATGTGCCATGGAATTATATCTAACCGGTAATGCACCGAGCAGAGACTTCATTGTGGATCACCTGCTGtaagcttgtttttgtttaataaatcaCTGTGCAAGGTACCAGTTCATCAAAGTGTGGATTTTATTAAGAGAGTCCAAACAGGACACCCCGCTGGCTGAGTGGCCTCATGTAGAAACTGGTGAAACGGCCACAAAACTGATTATAAAATATGACTAAATTTAAGTCTCAGGTGTTTTTCAGATGTAATTTTCATGCGAAGGTTAGGGGCAGAAAAATGTAAGTTTCCATAGGATGACACAATTAACGTTTGATatgaagtgaaattaaaaagtTTTAGAGCTCCTCATGTTTGTTATTAatgtaaaatctacattttttccAATAGCTTCCAGCTCATCTGACCCActgactccaaaccaatgccgaaatgtcttccTCAtaggttgaatgagacacacctctttctgttgagttttggTGCTGCTTATACTTTTCTGGACGTTTTGTGagtaaaatcagcattttttgagCGGAGTTTGGCAGCGGGCTTCTATAGAACGGAGCGCAGCCGTGCAGCGGACACTCAGAACCTCCGGAGTCCCGAGTGGAATGAACCTCAACGAGGGAAACACTCGTGTGTTCGCTCCATGTAGTGAAACGTGGCTGCGATGCATATCTCCCCTCTACGGCCGCTCCAGGGCTCTGAACACCagtgttattaaaataatacacctgtcctcacctgtcctgtgtaactttacttggggtttccagcagatatccagcaggACGCGCTGCCGATCGATCTCCTCCTCGTACTGGACgatagttgttttaaacactcggaatatttcttcagcagcagcagttagtcgctcgttgacaaactctctcaaactctcCACTGGActcattgttctttaattactAATTCAATAATGAGCTGCGCTGCGACTCGGTACCGTCTCCACTTCATTCATTACACACAGGAAGgcagctaatgctgctagctgctactgTTTACTTCCGCTGGGTGTCACGCTGTTAAGCTCCGACAGGGGAAGTGCGGAGGCTTTTAGTTCCGCTTCAgactgaagacattttattcagaacttGTTTAAAACTCATCTTATGGAGGATTTTAAGaggctaaattaaataaaacatggagaaaaacaaacatgttgcagACAGTGAAGTCAGTGGTCAGTTAGCACAGTATTAGAATGACTCACATTTAACAGACTCACAGTatttgttaattaaattaatattgaGATAATCAATACAGATATTATTAAGCAAGTCAGATCTACAAACAAAAACtatgtcattaaaaacagacattaaatagaaataaaggACAATAAGAGAGTTTGACATAATGTTTAACTGAAGAAGAGACAGTGAGAAACAGATAAATCTACGGCTGGTATTTAACTGAACTGGttattaaaagcagcagcagttaacTTCCGATGTATTATATGATTTCATGTGTAACTCATCATTTATCAGATATAATTTACTGCGCTTAGTAAATGATCATTAACACTTCCTGTGTTTCATAATAATACAGAATAAAATCGTTTTAATCTGAAGGCGGTGGtagacttttaatgtgaagccaCCACAGGAGTTAACAtcgttagcaacattagccaaCGAACATTTGACTCATGACTCATTAAAATGATCTTCGGGACTCACTGAGACACTTCCGCCCGTGAAGACGGTTTGAAATCTGAGTTCAGGTGTTTGTACCTGTCAGTGGTTCAAGTTCGCCACTAAAACGGAAGATATACAGTTTTTTAGTCGTACTAGTAGTATAATATTTATTGATAACgtgatgtttttaatgagctCATTAGGCtctgaacagccaatcacaggacaGAACATTAGGTCTCCATGGTAACCACGGATTGTCTGGAGTcaaacttcctgtttgttgtttccAGCTGAGGACGGAGACGTGACGTGTCTGAGCGCAGcacatatttatattaatattgtttttatcttcatgttCTTCACACACAACTTCCTGTCGGCACGAGGTTCCGAAGACAAACACCCGGAAACAAACTACTCCGATCTCGCGGGAAAAGTAACTGTAACGTTGCCGCAGTATCAGGATACCACAGCCGATCATCAGCAGAAGTACTCAGATATTTCATGTAAGTCAAGTAGAAATACCACGGTGTGTAAATACATTCACACATCACGTCAGTCAGCTGAAAGGACAGGATACCAGCagaatgtacttaaagtatgaagagtaaaagtactcataatGTAGAGTAGAGTATTTATTTAGagtattattgtgttttttgtcactaACGAACAAATGTggatatattatttatatactTAATTATATACTGGGTATATTAGAACTGTTACTGTActaaaaagtatccaaaagcAGTAATgagatgtaactaagtacatttactcaagtactgtgttAAAGTACCATTTTGAGGTAgttatactttacttgagtatttccacgttctgctactttattcttccactccactacatttatctgataactttagttactggttactttacagattacatgctgcattaacttttacttttgatacttaagtacagtatttgcacAAGTACAGTTTAAAGGTTGTGGAGTAATACACACAATGcttccctctgagatgtagtggagtacaagtatAACATTCCAAAAATtaaatactcaagtagaagACCTTGAATTTGTACTaatacaatacttgagtaaatgtacttagttactttccaggtTAAACACTGGTAAATGAtcataatgtaataaagtacaggGGAAGTGTTTTGTAATCATCTCGGTTACACAAAGTACCTGTTTGTTGCGTTTTATGTTTCTGCTgagggaatgtaactaagtacatttactcaagtactgtacttaagtacttccACTTTCTATTAAtttgtacttccactccacatGCACTCTGAAGacagatattgtactttttactccactacatttatctgataactttagttactagttactttacagattacttTATTCAACAGTGACTGTGACGATCGTCTAACTCATAGtacaacatacacatacagaaaTATATGGATCAGGTACTTTTACtgctacttttgatacttaagaacatttaatgtcagatactTTCAGAGTATCTGAGTATGTTTGCTTTAGAGTAAAGATACCTTGTGAGTTACTCTCAGAACAAACCGGTTCTGTTGTTCAGACTGACCCAGACGCTGTTGAGTTCTGTCTGATGAAAACAGTCTGACGCTTCTCACCATCAGTCCTGTGAACCTCCATCAGCTCCTGCCGCTGGCGTCAGTGATGGCCGGGACGTCGAGACACGACAGAGAGATGGCGATGAACGCCAAGCGGCGGCTGTCTGAGTGTTCGGACCCGGTGGAGAGGCTGAGACTGCAGTGTCTGGCCCGAGGATCGTCTGGTATCAAAGGTCTGAGCAGGTGAGCTccacagcagccaatcagatcgtTTCAGTGAGTCCACATGAAGACGGTCAGTGAGtaagtcaggctcagccatcatctcctcctgatgatacagagtcaggctcagccatcatctcctgatgatataaagtcaggctcagtcatcatctcctcctgatgatataaagtcaggctcagccatcatctcctcctgatgatataaagtcaggctcagccatcatctcctcctgatgatataaagtcaggctcagtcatcatctcctcctgatgatataaagtcaggctcagtcatcatctcctcctgatgatataaagtcaggctcagccatcatctcctcctgatgatataaagtcaggctcagtcatcatctcctcctgatgatatacagtcaggctcagccatcatctcctcctgatgatataaagtcaggctcagccatcatctcctcctgatgatataaagtcaggctcagccatcatctcctcctgatgatataaagtcaggctcagccatcatctcctcctgatgatataaagtcaggctcagtcatcgtctcctcctgatgatataaagtcaggctcagccatcatctcctcctgatgatataaagtcaggctcagccatcatctcctcctgatgatataaagtcaggctcagccatcatctcctcctgatgatataaagtcaggctcagtcatcatctcctcctgatgatataaagtcaggctcagccatcatctcctcctgatgatataaagtcaggtgaagtctcgtagtccacagaacatttctggagcttcacagtaaaacagagttgcagcgttctgctgaacagctgaagcagctggagatgatttgaacatcagatgtctccatgcagctcgtctgctgtgatcacagagatcaacctgaccTGAGGAGACGATTTTTATTAACGTTTTATTAAATGTCGTGTTCGGACCATCGATGGAGGAAGTCCGGGGTCTGAGGCGCAGGATAGAAAACACTTGTTATTAATTCTTTCATTCACGTCTGAGTTGGCTTTTATCTTTTACAACCGAGGGCTGTTTATAGAATAATTATTACACTTCACTTCAAGCACAAGTACAGAAGTGacactgctggtttgaatgtttatgacaACGTGGATCTATAATTGTCATTTGAtatgaagtgaaattaaatgttagACGTATCATTGTGGAGAATAATAAACACCTCACCATCTGTGTCACCAGGCtccacagtgtttcccacacatggATCAAAGTTTCCGTAAATGTACgcgtattttttaaaaaacatccaaatttATTCTCAAAAAATCTCAAGGTCTACAAATGAGTCGGGCTCATTAATAGTTCAGTCTGTCAGTGCAGAGCTGGAGGGCTTGTGGTTATGAAGAAGATGCCAAGAGACCTGATGTTTTTTGACAGGCTTGATAAAGGGGAGTAGCTCTGAAGAGCTTCCTGTTTGACCTGTCGCTGGATGTCCGTGTTTACTTCATAGTGACCTGGGTCGAACCGTCTGCTATACGCTATCTTTGGGTTGACGCACATCGCTCTGTACACAGACAGAACAATCAGCGTAGTCTGAGATGTTCTGTGTCAACGGACTGATAGGTGCTGTGTACTTCAGCTGACAGACGCTGCTCAGAGGAAGGTCACTAACTGTGAAGGGAAAGTCCTTCACAGTGCTGCTCCTCCGCCCATCAACAGCTCCATCGTCCAACACATCTCACAGTCTGTGACGCCTCACGTGTACAAAGGCTCAGTCGTCTCCTCAGACAGCTGCTCCCTCACAGCAGCTTGAtcaaacacacaggaggaaataGAGCATCTGtcggggactattttcagtggcgGATGAATCCACCTGTGGTCGGTCGTGAGTGTGGgtggcagcaggacggtgttATGTGTTATGATGAGTGTTGTGGTATCATTTGCATGTAACCACACATGTTGTTGTTATCTTGCCCTGTTTTATTTCACGTGTTGACCTTTAACCTTACAGTTTATTACACCTTTAGCACTGTGAATTATGACCTGGCCTAACTATGAACTGTTTGACTTACTTTTGCACAGTGACCTCGCTGAGTTATGTGACGGCGGATGCATGTCAGGTGTTGTGGGTACATCCACGGCTGTCTCTCCAGCTCGGTACTGTTTTGGGAAAACCTCCGTTTCTCGGTGTATCTCTGAGTGAGCTGTGAACTGTGACTCTGTCTGTGACTCGTCGTCAGGCTCTGCCAGGGTTTGCTGGGTGGATGAGGCCTTTCAGCTCAAACTGGTTAACTCTGTTTGTTCTTTGCTTTTACCACTTTATTAAATTACACAAAGACAACCTTGTGTGAATCATCTATTATTTGTTTACTTCTAAATAAGAATTCCCACCACACAGATCTCTTACTTGATGTGAGAGACTCACTGATGTTATCATGAAGTGTAATGGTATCGTTTAATGCAtccacacagtgtgtgtgtggtgttgacgatgtgtgtgtgaggtcacaGTCTTCCTGTGATACTTGAGCATAGCGCCGCGCTGCTCTCCAGCCTGCAGGATGTTGTCATGTCTTTGGTTTTTACTGTCACGTCAccgtgttgttgttgctgatcCTGTGGTTTTGTTGTTGAT
This portion of the Pagrus major chromosome 12, Pma_NU_1.0 genome encodes:
- the LOC141005618 gene encoding uncharacterized protein, which encodes MSPVESLREFVNERLTAAAEEIFRVFKTTIVQYEEEIDRQRVLLDICWKPQVKLHRTELPQQHVCKEEEVLAGSDQQLCNQERNSSLDQEDPEPPEIKEEQEELCTSREGEQLVLKVETDTVMLTPTYEESDRSEAEPKSDHQLLSNNSHVAESQDQKGGKHGDSGSAGDGEPKQKKRHHRSKSHSDNAKNSTSSDIHHNTHPGKKSFRCDTCGKAFRFKYLLNSHLRTHTGEKPYSCNTCGKVFSQRADLAVHMRIHTGEKPYTCEICGEAFRLFSSLTYHMRTHTGEKPYSCKTCGKTFKTCGILKQHMRTHTGEKPYICKTCGKTFKQTGALTYHMGTHTGEKSYSCKTCGKTFSAPVNLKVHMRIHTVEKPYSCKTCGKDFSTRSQLTYHMRIHTGEKPYSCKTCGKDFRTRGQLTDHMRTHTGEKPYSCKTCGKDFSALANLKVHMRTHTGEKPYSCKTCGKAFSASDNLKEHMRTHTGEKPYTCKTCGKDFSHRANLIRHMRTHTREKP
- the LOC141005613 gene encoding uncharacterized protein, producing the protein MSPVESLREFVNERLTAAAEEIFRVFKTTIVQYEEEIDRQRVLLDICWKPQVKLHRTELPQQHVCKEEEVLAGSDQQLCNQERNSSLDQEDPEPPEIKEEQEELCTSREGEQLVLKVETDTVMLTPTYEESDHSEAEPKSDHQLLSNNSHVAESQDQKGGKHGDSGSAGDGEPKQKKRHHRSKSHSDNAKNSTSSDIHHNTHPGKKSFKCDTCGKAFKFKSLLNAHLRTHTGEKPYSCNTCGKVFRIRSQLTVHMRVHTGENTYPCKTCGKTFSRSAHLTVHMRTHTGEKPFNCEICGKAFSRHAHLIRHSQIHTSEKPHSCKTCGKTFRHQSSLPLHMRTHTGERPHSCQTCGKTFSESSTLKMHMRIHTGEKPYSCKTCGKTFRHHSSLPPHMRIHTGEKPYSCQTCGKTFRSCGDLKKHTRIHTGERPFSCNTCGKTLRDSSSLKRHMRIHTGEKPYSCQTCGKTFRSCGDLNHHMKIHTESTQVRGRILAKHVGRLSSNGVPLQVT